One stretch of Pontiella desulfatans DNA includes these proteins:
- a CDS encoding cupin domain-containing protein — MNEYINRALDLKKEVSYADGAVISKTLLKKEVGNITLFSFDKGQGLSEHTSPFDAVVQVVEGQGSFIVDGEMQTVKEGEMFIMPANIPHDVQAAEQPFKMLLTMIRSEA; from the coding sequence ATGAACGAATATATCAACAGAGCATTAGATCTTAAAAAAGAAGTCAGCTATGCCGACGGAGCGGTCATCAGTAAAACCCTGCTGAAAAAAGAGGTTGGAAACATAACCCTCTTTTCTTTCGATAAAGGACAGGGCCTGAGCGAACACACCTCCCCGTTCGATGCGGTGGTTCAGGTCGTGGAAGGCCAGGGTTCTTTTATTGTAGACGGTGAGATGCAGACCGTAAAAGAAGGCGAGATGTTCATTATGCCGGCTAACATTCCGCATGATGTTCAGGCCGCCGAGCAGCCGTTTAAAATGCTGCTCACCATGATCCGGTCAGAAGCGTAG
- a CDS encoding ATP-binding protein gives MKRKIIEINEDLCNGCGDCIVGCAEGALQLVNGKAKMVKEDFCDGFGDCIGTCPTGALQIVEREAVAYDIDATREHVAQMGEDALKRFDEANAEHDAKEQAAQKPAGGGCPGLQIRFGNKDKAEAKPKAASTEVSGQVIKSDLDQWPIQLHLVPPTAPFFEGKELVVLSTCSPVASPDVHWRFVRGRSLVVACPKLDKTEGYVEKLAGIMAGNNIPKVIIVRMSVPCCGGLTAITQQAHAMSCRSDLVIEEVTIGLDGELLGTKQLAG, from the coding sequence ATGAAACGTAAAATTATCGAAATCAACGAAGACCTCTGCAACGGATGCGGGGATTGTATTGTGGGCTGCGCGGAAGGCGCGCTGCAGCTGGTGAACGGAAAAGCCAAAATGGTGAAAGAGGATTTTTGCGATGGGTTCGGCGATTGCATTGGAACCTGCCCGACCGGGGCCCTCCAGATTGTTGAGCGGGAGGCGGTGGCCTACGACATTGATGCCACCCGTGAACATGTTGCACAAATGGGAGAGGATGCCCTGAAGCGGTTCGATGAAGCCAACGCCGAACACGACGCGAAGGAACAGGCGGCCCAAAAGCCGGCCGGCGGCGGATGCCCCGGGCTCCAGATTCGTTTTGGAAACAAGGACAAGGCGGAAGCAAAACCGAAAGCGGCCAGCACGGAAGTCTCCGGGCAAGTCATCAAGTCCGACCTCGACCAGTGGCCGATCCAGCTGCACCTCGTTCCGCCGACCGCGCCGTTCTTCGAAGGCAAGGAACTCGTGGTGCTCAGCACCTGCTCTCCGGTTGCTTCACCGGATGTGCATTGGCGCTTTGTCCGCGGCCGCTCGCTCGTGGTCGCCTGCCCCAAGCTCGACAAGACCGAGGGCTATGTCGAAAAGCTCGCCGGCATCATGGCCGGGAACAACATTCCGAAGGTCATCATTGTCCGCATGTCGGTACCCTGCTGCGGCGGGTTGACGGCCATCACACAGCAGGCGCACGCCATGAGCTGCCGGTCGGATCTGGTGATCGAGGAAGTCACCATCGGCCTCGACGGCGAGCTGCTGGGCACCAAACAACTCGCAGGATAA
- a CDS encoding PIN domain-containing protein, protein MKIIVDTSVWSQALQNKMTIYTTDGDFKKFAEHLPIALHVPE, encoded by the coding sequence ATGAAAATCATTGTCGACACCAGCGTATGGTCACAGGCGTTGCAAAACAAGATGACCATCTATACGACCGATGGTGATTTTAAAAAATTTGCCGAGCATCTACCAATCGCTCTGCATGTACCCGAATAA
- a CDS encoding type II toxin-antitoxin system VapB family antitoxin, with product MATNLQIDDKLIQKAVKLGGHKTKKSAVTEALEEYVNHLEQRKILSLFGTVEIDSGYDYKKQRARA from the coding sequence ATGGCTACTAATCTTCAAATTGACGACAAGCTTATCCAAAAAGCAGTAAAGCTAGGTGGGCATAAAACCAAAAAGAGCGCCGTGACTGAAGCGCTGGAGGAATATGTGAATCACCTCGAACAACGGAAAATCCTTTCCTTGTTTGGCACGGTTGAGATCGATTCCGGCTATGACTACAAGAAACAACGAGCCCGTGCATGA
- the nth gene encoding endonuclease III, whose product MKTKKERAEYVGNKLEELYPEIPIPLDHTDAFTLLIAVLLSAQCTDKRVNMVTPALFAKASTPQEMMELSVEEILECIQTCGLANSKAKNIKRLSEMLEEKYDGVVPRTFEQLEELPGVGHKTASVVMIHAFKIPAFPVDTHIHRLAQRWGLTKGKNVVQTEEDLKKLYPPEKWEDLHLQFITYGREYCTARGCDGTVCEICRTTHPNRKKPFVANKA is encoded by the coding sequence ATGAAAACCAAAAAAGAACGCGCCGAGTATGTCGGCAACAAGCTGGAAGAACTCTATCCGGAGATTCCGATCCCGCTCGACCATACTGATGCCTTCACGTTGCTGATCGCCGTGCTGCTCTCGGCGCAATGCACCGACAAGCGTGTCAACATGGTTACGCCGGCCCTCTTCGCCAAGGCCTCGACCCCGCAGGAAATGATGGAGCTTTCGGTGGAGGAAATCCTCGAATGCATCCAGACCTGCGGCTTGGCCAACAGCAAGGCGAAGAACATCAAGCGGCTCTCGGAAATGCTGGAGGAAAAGTACGACGGCGTCGTGCCGCGCACATTTGAACAACTGGAGGAACTTCCGGGCGTCGGCCACAAGACCGCCAGCGTGGTAATGATCCACGCCTTCAAGATTCCGGCTTTTCCGGTCGATACCCACATCCACCGCCTCGCCCAGCGCTGGGGGCTCACCAAAGGCAAGAACGTGGTGCAGACCGAGGAGGATCTTAAAAAACTCTATCCGCCGGAAAAGTGGGAAGACCTGCATCTGCAATTCATCACCTATGGCCGGGAATATTGCACCGCCCGTGGATGCGACGGCACCGTCTGCGAAATCTGCCGCACCACCCACCCCAACCGCAAAAAGCCGTTTGTGGCGAACAAGGCGTAG
- a CDS encoding GNAT family N-acetyltransferase, translating into MTQIILADLSDPSHARAVLHLLNEYATDCMGGGEELSGHTRKHLIAELGKRVGCRVVLAFIDGLPAGLAICFENFSTFLCAPILNIHDFTVAPEFRGRGLSKQLLAKVEEIAKKTACCKITLEVLEGNTIARAVYSKFGFEGYELDPEMGKALFYEKKLGTNVSPEKSVRS; encoded by the coding sequence ATGACCCAAATCATTTTGGCGGATTTGTCCGATCCCTCCCACGCCAGGGCCGTCCTGCATTTGCTCAATGAATACGCCACGGATTGCATGGGTGGCGGCGAGGAACTATCTGGGCACACGAGGAAGCATCTCATTGCTGAACTGGGAAAGCGCGTCGGATGCCGAGTTGTACTAGCCTTTATCGATGGTTTGCCCGCTGGGCTGGCTATCTGCTTTGAGAACTTCTCCACATTCTTGTGCGCACCAATTTTAAACATCCATGATTTCACGGTCGCTCCCGAATTTCGCGGTCGCGGTTTATCCAAACAACTGCTGGCGAAGGTGGAGGAGATCGCGAAGAAGACCGCCTGTTGCAAAATCACCCTCGAGGTTTTAGAGGGCAACACCATCGCCCGAGCGGTTTACAGCAAATTTGGGTTCGAAGGATACGAACTCGATCCAGAAATGGGCAAAGCGTTATTCTATGAGAAGAAGCTAGGAACGAATGTATCTCCTGAGAAATCGGTTCGATCATGA
- a CDS encoding class I SAM-dependent methyltransferase, translated as MSKKKKNLPDIHWLYEASVQNVDTDLDFGKRVYQKHWKRKPLTVREDFCGTAKLAARWAQRNKLHEAWGIDFHQPTLDWGVKHNVSGLTDQQKKRLHLVCGDVLEAETPKVDMTFALNFSFCVFKQREVLREYYKRVYQSLNEEGLFVMDIYGGTESIMAKSDDVREIPGLTTPDGMKIPDFEYLWEQADYNPINHDTTCHIHFKVPGFGRIEKAFTYEWRLWTLMEIQEILLEAGFAKAEVYLHDFDDEGESDEIFRLRKTYENVQGWVAYVVGVK; from the coding sequence ATGAGCAAAAAGAAAAAAAACCTTCCCGACATCCACTGGCTCTACGAGGCCTCCGTCCAGAACGTCGACACCGACCTGGATTTCGGCAAGCGGGTCTACCAAAAGCATTGGAAGCGCAAACCGCTGACCGTGCGCGAGGACTTCTGCGGCACCGCCAAGCTCGCCGCCCGCTGGGCGCAGCGCAACAAGCTACACGAGGCTTGGGGCATCGACTTCCACCAGCCGACACTGGACTGGGGCGTCAAACACAATGTATCCGGGCTCACGGATCAACAGAAGAAACGACTTCATTTGGTTTGCGGCGATGTGCTGGAGGCGGAAACCCCGAAGGTCGATATGACCTTCGCGCTGAACTTTTCCTTCTGCGTCTTCAAGCAGCGCGAGGTGCTGCGCGAATATTACAAACGCGTATATCAATCGCTGAACGAGGAGGGCCTCTTCGTGATGGACATCTATGGCGGAACCGAGTCCATCATGGCCAAATCCGATGATGTCCGCGAGATCCCCGGCCTCACCACGCCGGATGGCATGAAGATCCCCGACTTTGAATATCTATGGGAACAGGCCGACTACAACCCGATCAACCACGACACCACCTGCCATATCCACTTCAAGGTGCCCGGCTTCGGGCGCATCGAAAAGGCCTTCACCTACGAATGGCGCCTCTGGACGCTGATGGAGATCCAGGAAATCCTCCTCGAGGCCGGCTTTGCCAAGGCCGAGGTCTATCTGCACGACTTCGACGACGAGGGTGAGTCCGACGAAATCTTCCGCCTCCGCAAAACCTACGAAAACGTCCAGGGCTGGGTCGCCTACGTGGTGGGAGTGAAATGA
- a CDS encoding inositol monophosphatase family protein produces MKNIPLSDLLDVAICAADAAGKHALENKARRTEATESFTHDVKLVLDLECQRIAEGIIAQEYPDHGILGEEDIRQNSAEGYEWIIDPIDGTMNYTHGFPYWCCSVAVRFHDKVLAGCVFAPDFNDYYTAHIEDPAKLNGEPIQVSETRHLQDAMVFTGLSKHMESASEPHFEMFRMLALNTQKVRINGAAALDICNVAAGHGDGFFETSIYLWDYAAAGLIAEQAGAAMTLYPHKEIPHGATVMVANGNLIEGLRAIHTKCI; encoded by the coding sequence ATGAAAAACATTCCATTATCCGACCTGCTTGATGTGGCGATCTGCGCGGCCGACGCGGCCGGCAAACACGCCCTTGAAAACAAGGCCCGGCGCACCGAGGCCACAGAAAGCTTCACGCACGATGTCAAGCTGGTGCTCGACCTGGAGTGCCAGAGGATTGCCGAGGGCATCATTGCCCAGGAATATCCCGACCACGGCATCCTGGGCGAGGAGGATATTCGCCAGAATTCCGCGGAAGGCTATGAGTGGATCATCGACCCGATCGACGGGACGATGAACTACACGCATGGATTCCCCTACTGGTGCTGCTCGGTCGCCGTGCGCTTCCACGACAAGGTGCTGGCCGGTTGCGTGTTCGCCCCCGATTTCAACGACTACTACACCGCGCACATCGAAGACCCGGCCAAGCTCAACGGCGAACCGATCCAGGTTTCGGAAACCCGCCATCTGCAGGATGCCATGGTCTTCACGGGACTGTCGAAGCACATGGAGTCGGCCAGCGAACCCCATTTCGAAATGTTCCGCATGCTGGCGCTCAACACCCAAAAGGTGCGCATCAACGGGGCGGCCGCACTCGACATATGCAACGTGGCCGCCGGCCATGGCGACGGCTTCTTCGAAACCAGCATCTACCTGTGGGACTATGCCGCCGCCGGGCTCATCGCGGAACAGGCCGGTGCCGCCATGACGCTCTACCCGCATAAGGAAATACCCCATGGGGCAACCGTGATGGTGGCCAACGGAAACCTTATCGAGGGCCTGCGCGCCATCCACACGAAATGCATCTGA
- the floA gene encoding flotillin-like protein FloA (flotillin-like protein involved in membrane lipid rafts) encodes MMYIVLVPVALILLVMFGLAISVINLWVRALFAEAPVRIRDLIGMKLRHVPPAQVVLTYISAIKAGLEITTGMLEAHYLAGGSMQNVVRAMIAADKANIELKFQQAAAIDLAGRNIVDAVQTSVNPKVIDCPDPDKTAGGMLDAVAKDGIRLLVKARVTVRTNLERLVGGATEQTIIARVGQGIISAIGSMVSYKEVLENPDAISRKVLNSGLDAQTAFEIVSIDIADVSVAGIGQIANVGAKLETDRADADKIMRQAEAEGRRAMAIAQEQEMRARVQEMQAKVIEAQAEVPLAMADAFRKGNLGVMDFYRMQNIMADTSMRESLAGGEEDENKS; translated from the coding sequence ATGATGTACATTGTCCTAGTTCCCGTTGCCCTGATTCTGCTGGTCATGTTCGGACTGGCGATCTCCGTGATCAACCTGTGGGTGCGTGCGCTCTTTGCCGAAGCCCCGGTTCGCATCCGCGACCTGATCGGCATGAAGCTGCGGCACGTGCCCCCTGCCCAGGTGGTGCTGACCTATATCTCCGCCATCAAGGCCGGGCTGGAAATCACCACCGGCATGCTCGAAGCCCACTACCTCGCCGGCGGCAGCATGCAAAACGTCGTCCGCGCCATGATCGCCGCCGACAAGGCCAACATCGAACTCAAGTTCCAGCAGGCGGCCGCCATCGACCTCGCCGGCCGCAACATTGTCGATGCCGTACAGACCTCGGTCAACCCGAAGGTCATCGACTGCCCCGATCCCGACAAGACCGCCGGCGGGATGCTCGACGCCGTGGCCAAGGACGGCATCCGTCTGCTGGTCAAGGCCCGCGTCACCGTCCGCACCAACCTCGAACGCCTCGTTGGCGGTGCCACCGAGCAGACGATCATCGCGCGCGTCGGCCAGGGAATCATCAGTGCCATAGGCTCGATGGTCTCCTATAAGGAAGTGCTCGAAAACCCCGATGCCATCAGCCGCAAGGTGCTCAACAGCGGTCTCGATGCGCAGACCGCCTTCGAGATCGTTTCGATCGATATCGCCGATGTCTCCGTGGCCGGCATCGGGCAAATCGCCAACGTCGGCGCCAAACTGGAAACCGACCGTGCCGATGCCGACAAGATCATGCGGCAGGCCGAAGCCGAAGGGCGCCGCGCGATGGCCATTGCGCAAGAGCAGGAAATGCGCGCCCGTGTTCAGGAAATGCAGGCGAAGGTGATCGAAGCGCAGGCCGAGGTGCCGCTGGCCATGGCCGATGCCTTCCGCAAAGGCAACCTCGGCGTGATGGACTTCTACCGCATGCAGAACATCATGGCCGACACCTCCATGAGAGAATCGCTCGCCGGTGGCGAAGAAGACGAAAACAAATCCTAA
- a CDS encoding bactofilin family protein has product MRFRIYFSALLAFLTLQVSAIDFIATNVYAVGADTVVADEQWVFSGIAETEGTFKNDLFILSGNPLQLNGTFEGNLWGAASMEANLNGECLRNVRLSGKSVRINGPVGGNVIAMGETIIIGTNAVIGGSVRLLGTSIILEGLIRGDAAITSARVATLGGTIEGHSKVFSPDIILKRDAKLKGDLAYTTNKELIPAEGIVGGRLLRVAPETEPLFSMERLTSKAMWFFAAFLAGLPFITLFPMTTAMASQLARRSPWKCLWVGFLASGALPIFGIMSASSIIGVPLGALILASWGILFYLGRIIMALVLGTMLLRSIGTSIGRVLLAMGLGLAIIYATTIIPGIGVPVQLTVLWLGMGSLILALLEKRRLILQVPANLKKLEELRDEQYKPEEKQP; this is encoded by the coding sequence ATGCGTTTTAGAATCTACTTTTCCGCCCTCCTTGCCTTCCTGACCCTTCAGGTTTCGGCCATCGATTTCATTGCCACCAATGTCTACGCCGTCGGCGCGGATACCGTGGTGGCCGACGAGCAGTGGGTTTTCTCGGGCATTGCCGAAACCGAAGGAACGTTCAAGAACGACCTGTTCATCCTTTCGGGCAATCCGCTCCAACTCAACGGCACGTTCGAGGGCAACCTCTGGGGCGCGGCCTCGATGGAGGCCAACCTGAACGGGGAATGCCTGCGCAATGTGCGGCTCTCCGGCAAGTCGGTCAGGATCAACGGGCCGGTCGGCGGCAACGTGATCGCCATGGGCGAAACCATCATCATTGGAACCAACGCCGTGATCGGCGGCAGCGTCCGCCTGCTTGGAACCAGCATCATTCTCGAGGGGTTGATCCGGGGCGATGCCGCCATCACCTCCGCGCGCGTCGCCACCCTGGGCGGGACCATCGAAGGCCACTCCAAGGTGTTTTCGCCCGACATCATCCTTAAGCGGGATGCCAAGCTCAAGGGCGACCTGGCCTATACCACCAACAAGGAGCTGATTCCCGCGGAGGGGATTGTCGGCGGCCGGCTCCTGCGGGTGGCCCCGGAAACGGAACCCCTGTTTTCGATGGAGCGGCTCACCTCGAAGGCCATGTGGTTCTTCGCGGCGTTCCTGGCCGGCCTCCCGTTCATCACCCTCTTTCCGATGACCACCGCCATGGCATCGCAGCTGGCCAGGCGCTCGCCGTGGAAATGCCTCTGGGTCGGCTTCCTGGCGTCGGGCGCCCTGCCGATTTTCGGCATCATGTCCGCATCGTCGATCATCGGCGTTCCGCTGGGTGCGCTGATCCTCGCGTCGTGGGGCATCCTGTTCTATCTCGGCCGCATCATCATGGCGCTGGTGCTCGGCACCATGCTTCTGCGCTCCATCGGAACCTCCATCGGCCGCGTCTTGCTGGCCATGGGGCTGGGGCTGGCCATCATCTATGCCACCACCATCATCCCGGGCATTGGCGTTCCCGTGCAACTTACAGTCTTGTGGCTCGGCATGGGATCGCTTATCCTCGCCCTGCTTGAGAAGAGACGGCTGATCCTGCAGGTGCCGGCCAACTTGAAGAAACTTGAAGAATTGAGAGACGAACAATACAAACCCGAGGAGAAACAACCATGA
- a CDS encoding NfeD family protein: MEPITIYFTLLLAGFVLIGMEIFIPGGILGIFGSVAWVVAAIIGWRNFPEPWNMVSGLALLVVGILTFVVWIRYFPKSRVGKSLTLGENTSTYKAHKGDGVVVGDLGVADSTLRPSGIARFNGKRVDVVADGEWIEAGQSVKVSSTSGGHVSVVKA; the protein is encoded by the coding sequence ATGGAACCGATAACGATCTACTTTACGCTTCTGCTTGCGGGCTTTGTGCTGATCGGCATGGAGATTTTCATTCCCGGCGGCATTCTAGGCATCTTTGGCTCGGTGGCCTGGGTGGTTGCGGCCATCATAGGCTGGCGCAATTTTCCCGAACCCTGGAACATGGTGAGCGGACTGGCCCTACTGGTGGTCGGCATCCTGACCTTTGTGGTTTGGATCCGCTATTTCCCCAAAAGCCGCGTGGGCAAAAGCCTTACGCTCGGAGAGAACACCTCCACCTACAAGGCCCACAAGGGCGACGGGGTCGTGGTCGGGGATCTCGGCGTGGCGGATTCCACCCTGCGGCCGTCAGGCATTGCCCGGTTCAACGGCAAGCGTGTCGATGTCGTGGCCGATGGCGAATGGATCGAGGCCGGCCAAAGCGTGAAAGTCTCCTCAACCTCCGGCGGCCATGTTTCCGTCGTGAAAGCCTAG
- the thiD gene encoding bifunctional hydroxymethylpyrimidine kinase/phosphomethylpyrimidine kinase, translating into MKPNRSSTSGLPTLTPSPIAWTIAGSDSGGGAGIQADLKVMSAFGVHGCSVITALTAQNTLGVQAVEPVSTSMLRAQLDALAADLPPAVIKIGMLGGLETCTLVAEFLQTVEAPVVLDPVLKSTSGTDLLNPAAIDILIREIFPRVTVLTPNLPETELLTGHAIESVEEAADEILAMGVESVLIKGGHAEGDECCDFWSAGGTCCWLTSPRIETRHTHGTGCILSAAIASAIALGQDTMEAVQTAKSFMNDCLLNPANVGAGHGAMMIKPPTIR; encoded by the coding sequence ATGAAACCGAACCGATCCTCGACTTCCGGCCTTCCGACCTTAACCCCAAGCCCGATTGCCTGGACCATCGCCGGCTCCGATTCGGGCGGCGGGGCGGGCATCCAGGCCGACCTTAAGGTGATGAGCGCATTCGGCGTGCATGGCTGCTCGGTCATCACCGCCCTCACGGCCCAGAACACCTTGGGCGTCCAAGCCGTCGAACCCGTTTCCACGTCCATGCTCCGGGCGCAGCTGGACGCCCTGGCGGCCGATCTTCCCCCGGCGGTCATCAAGATCGGCATGCTCGGAGGCCTGGAAACCTGCACCCTGGTTGCCGAATTCCTGCAAACCGTCGAAGCTCCGGTTGTGCTCGATCCCGTTTTAAAGTCCACGTCAGGCACCGACCTGCTCAACCCCGCCGCAATCGATATCCTGATCCGCGAAATCTTTCCACGGGTAACGGTGCTGACGCCGAACCTCCCGGAAACCGAACTGCTCACCGGGCATGCGATTGAATCCGTGGAGGAGGCCGCGGATGAAATCCTCGCCATGGGCGTCGAATCCGTATTGATCAAGGGCGGCCACGCCGAAGGGGATGAGTGCTGCGACTTCTGGAGCGCGGGCGGCACATGCTGCTGGCTTACATCGCCGCGAATTGAAACGCGCCACACCCACGGCACGGGTTGCATCCTATCCGCCGCCATCGCGTCGGCCATTGCGCTCGGGCAGGACACCATGGAAGCCGTGCAAACCGCGAAATCTTTCATGAACGATTGCCTGCTCAATCCCGCCAACGTCGGCGCCGGGCACGGGGCGATGATGATCAAGCCGCCAACAATCCGCTAA
- a CDS encoding FtsB family cell division protein — translation MQQTEKYWNLINRIVLVAIVIMAGVGVVLAFTPKVKQLQEYQSRHDVLQQRIDETEAYELELKEKQRRFSVDPEFVEKVAHEVGYARTNETIFHFPEESGNF, via the coding sequence ATGCAACAAACTGAAAAATACTGGAACCTGATCAACCGCATCGTGCTGGTCGCCATTGTCATCATGGCCGGCGTGGGGGTGGTGCTCGCGTTCACCCCGAAGGTGAAGCAGCTCCAGGAATACCAGAGCCGGCACGACGTGCTGCAGCAGCGCATTGACGAGACCGAGGCCTACGAGCTGGAGTTGAAGGAAAAGCAGCGGCGATTCTCGGTCGACCCGGAGTTCGTCGAAAAGGTTGCCCACGAGGTCGGCTATGCGCGGACCAACGAAACGATCTTCCACTTCCCGGAAGAATCAGGAAACTTCTGA
- the eno gene encoding phosphopyruvate hydratase, whose product MSEIIDVLAREILDSRGNPTLEVDIVLDSGATGRAAVPSGASTGVNEALELRDGDKSRYLGKGCEKAVDNVNDIIAPAIIGMDAIDQVGIDNLMIELDGTKTKSKLGANAMLGVSLAIAHAAADELGIPLFRYIGGTNAKALPVPMMNIINGGSHSDAPIAFQEFMIRPVGAPTFKEGLRCGAEVFHALKAIIKGKGLSTAVGDEGGFAPNFAGGTEEALDSIMQAVKDAGYEPGTDVTIALDCASSEFYEDGVYNYAKFEGESGAKRSSEEQASYLEELISKYPIDSIEDGMNEEDWAGWKILTDKIGDRCQLVGDDLFVTNVDYLARGIEEGSANSILIKVNQIGTLTETLDAIEMAHKAGFTAVVSHRSGETSDNTIADIAVATNAGQIKTGSLSRSDRISKYNQLLRIEEMLGTDSRYGDA is encoded by the coding sequence ATGTCAGAAATCATTGATGTATTGGCACGCGAAATCCTCGACTCGCGCGGCAACCCGACCCTCGAAGTGGACATCGTCCTCGATTCCGGCGCCACCGGCCGCGCCGCAGTACCCTCCGGCGCTTCCACCGGCGTGAACGAAGCCCTCGAGCTTCGCGACGGCGACAAATCCCGCTACCTCGGCAAAGGCTGCGAAAAGGCCGTCGACAACGTCAACGACATCATCGCCCCGGCCATCATCGGCATGGACGCGATCGACCAGGTCGGCATCGACAACCTGATGATCGAGCTCGACGGCACGAAGACCAAGTCCAAGCTCGGCGCCAACGCCATGCTGGGGGTCTCCCTGGCCATTGCCCACGCCGCAGCCGACGAGCTCGGCATCCCGCTGTTCCGCTACATCGGCGGCACCAACGCCAAGGCCCTGCCGGTTCCGATGATGAACATCATCAACGGCGGCTCCCACTCCGACGCCCCGATCGCGTTCCAGGAATTCATGATCCGTCCGGTTGGCGCCCCGACCTTCAAGGAAGGCCTGCGCTGCGGCGCCGAGGTGTTCCACGCGTTGAAAGCCATCATTAAAGGCAAAGGCCTCTCCACCGCGGTGGGCGACGAAGGCGGTTTCGCGCCGAACTTCGCCGGCGGCACCGAAGAAGCCCTCGACTCCATCATGCAGGCGGTCAAGGATGCCGGATACGAGCCGGGCACGGATGTTACCATCGCCCTCGACTGCGCGTCCTCCGAGTTCTACGAAGACGGCGTATACAACTATGCCAAGTTCGAAGGCGAAAGCGGCGCCAAGCGTTCTTCCGAAGAACAGGCCTCCTACCTCGAAGAGCTCATCTCCAAATACCCGATCGACTCCATCGAAGACGGCATGAACGAAGAGGACTGGGCCGGCTGGAAGATCCTGACCGACAAGATCGGCGACCGCTGCCAGCTCGTGGGCGACGACCTGTTCGTGACCAACGTGGACTACCTCGCACGCGGCATCGAAGAAGGCAGCGCCAACTCGATCCTCATCAAGGTCAACCAGATCGGCACGCTGACCGAAACGCTCGACGCGATCGAAATGGCGCACAAGGCGGGCTTCACCGCGGTGGTCTCCCACCGTTCGGGCGAAACCTCCGACAACACCATCGCGGACATCGCGGTTGCCACCAACGCCGGCCAGATCAAGACCGGCTCGCTGAGCCGCTCCGACCGCATCTCCAAATACAACCAGCTGCTCCGTATCGAAGAAATGCTCGGTACCGACAGCCGCTACGGCGATGCATAA
- a CDS encoding iron-sulfur cluster assembly scaffold protein, which produces MEYTSEIKEMCVVARGPQNGPAPIPQEGKWTQAAEIRDINGFTHGVGWCAPQQGACKLSLNVKQGVIQEALIETVGCTGMTHSAAMAGEILTGKTILEALNTDLVCDAINVAMRELFLQIVYGRSQSAFSEDGLPIGAGLEDLGKGLRSVTGTIFGTVEKGVRYLEVAEGYVTKLGLDEDDEVIGYAFCHLGKMMEFIAKGDSANEALEKASGTYGRFADAVKQIDPRHK; this is translated from the coding sequence ATGGAATACACATCTGAAATCAAGGAAATGTGTGTTGTTGCCCGTGGGCCGCAGAACGGTCCGGCGCCGATCCCCCAGGAGGGGAAATGGACGCAGGCAGCAGAAATCAGGGACATCAACGGCTTCACGCACGGCGTGGGCTGGTGCGCACCGCAGCAGGGCGCCTGCAAGCTCTCGCTGAACGTCAAGCAAGGCGTTATCCAGGAAGCGCTGATCGAAACCGTCGGTTGCACCGGCATGACCCACTCCGCCGCAATGGCCGGTGAAATCCTCACGGGGAAAACCATTCTCGAGGCGCTCAACACCGACCTCGTCTGCGACGCGATCAACGTGGCCATGCGCGAACTGTTCCTGCAGATCGTATACGGGCGTTCGCAGTCCGCCTTCTCCGAAGACGGTCTCCCGATCGGCGCCGGCCTCGAAGACCTGGGCAAGGGCCTCCGTTCCGTAACCGGAACCATCTTCGGCACCGTCGAAAAGGGCGTTCGCTACCTCGAAGTGGCCGAAGGCTATGTGACCAAGCTCGGTCTCGACGAAGACGACGAAGTCATCGGATATGCGTTCTGCCACCTCGGCAAGATGATGGAATTCATCGCCAAGGGCGACAGCGCCAACGAGGCCCTCGAAAAAGCATCCGGCACCTACGGTCGTTTCGCTGATGCGGTTAAACAAATTGACCCGCGCCATAAATAA